The genomic segment TGGTGCTTTTTTTCTCTATACGCTGCTGCTCAATCCGACCCGTTTAGGTTTTTCGGCTAATCCTCTGGCTTTTTTATCGCCGTCTGATCACAGCCTGCTGATTGCCGGTGCCACCGGCACCATTCCCATTGCTCGGTATCACCGGTGGTGGACCCTGATTGCCGCCTCTTTCCTCCATGGCGGCATTTTGCACATCTTTTTCAATATGGCGGCCCTGAAGCAGCTGGGCCCCTTCGTGGTCCGGGAATATGGCCTGCACCGGTTTGTCATTATCTATCTGGTGAGTGGCGTTGTGGGCTTTTATGTTTCCTTTCTGGCCGGGGTATCGTTAACCATCGGTGCCTCCGCCAGCGTCTGTGGTCTTATCGGTGCCATTCTCTATTATGGCCGCAGTCGGGGCGGCAGTTATGGTCAGGCTATCTATCGGCAGGCGACCGGCTGGATTGTCGGTCTGGCAGTCTTTGGTATGCTGGTGCCGGGTATCAATAACTGGGGGCATGGGGGCGGTGTTCTTACCGGGATAGCCGCTGGTTTTCTGCTTGGCTACCGGGAGAAGAGGGCCTCTACCTTCAACCACCAGCTGCTGGCAATGGTGGCAGCCGGGATTACCCTGGTGGTGTTATGCTGGGCTGTTATCCAGTCTTTGATGATTCGTTTTTTTTGAAGGTTCTGTACGGAACCACTGGAGGGTGCATGTTGGAGGGTTTTCAACGAAAATATTTACGGGGCTTGGCCCATGGGTTGAAACCGCTGGTCTATGTTGGCCAGAAGGGATTGACCGATGGGGTGGTTGCCTCGGTGGATGAAGTTCTGGAACTCCATGAGCTGATCAAGGTGAAATTTGTTGATTTCAAGGAAAAATCCCAGAAAGAGGAGCTGGCCGCTGTTATTGTCAAACAGACCGGCAGCGAACTGGCCGGGATAATCGGCAATATTGCTATTTTTTACCGTCAGCAGCAGGATCCGGCAAAGCGGACCATCAATCTGCCGCAAAAATAGTGTGTCTGCCACAACCTCTGGATTGACTATTCTCTCAATCTTACGAAGATATTCAGTCAGGATGTCTGCCCAAAGCTGGACGGTCGTCGAAGCTGTTGCCAGTCCATACCCGTACCGGGTATCCTAGGGCGCCGGCAGGGTGGCGGCACTTTCTGTCAGCCAACTCACGATGTCATCAAGAATCAAACTCACGGCCCGGGAAAACCCCTCGACAGCTCCCCTTGAATCATAACGTTCTACTGCCACTTCTTTCGCAAAGCGTTGCTGGGCGATGATGGCTTTGCGGCGGCTGTCAAACAGCTTTCCCCGGATGGCAATTTTTACCATGCCGGGATTGCTGCCGGCATCATGATAAAACTCATCGAGTTCGAGGGCCAGCTGGAGATCGGTGCTGATTGCCGATGGTCGGCGGCAGACCCCGGCAAAAGGACCGTTCTTTTCAAGCCTGGCCGTCAGCAGCCTGGTGAGGGAGTTGGGAGGGGTGTCAGCCCAGGAGGCATATTGGTAAAAACTTCTGGTTGCCGGTGTCTTACTGTAGATTATTTTACGGCTGCTGATCAGGGCCGGGGCCGCTGTTTCCCTGATCAGCAGGGTAAATGGCTGCTTGCGGAAGATAGGTGTAGCCGGCTGCAAGTCCTGAAGGATATAAGTGGTGGTTGGCGCAGAGCCTTTAGTCGGTTTCAAGCTGCAGCTGCCGCAGGCCAGAGCCATGAGCGCGGCGGCCAGAAGTAGCGCATATTTCATTTCCTACCTCCCTCTCCAGGACCCAAGGATGAGCGGTCTGGTCCCCAGATAATTTCCCTGGGCTGCTTGTACTGCTCCAGGGTATCAGTGATCTGCTGAGCCGTTTTAACCAGTTCTCCGGTTAAATATTCCATCTCCAGGGCGATGGTGGTGGCCGAACCTGAAACCATATCATTCAGCTGCCTGCTGTTGTTTTCAAGGCTGGCGGCCAGTTGGTGGAACTGTGTCAGGACCGGGCCAGCGGCGGTGATGGTCTCCTGTGCCATGCCGATGGTCGCGGTAATTGATTCTTCCATCCTGGCGGTCCTCTGATCGAGATGAGCAACCATTGTACGTGAGGTGCCGGCCAGCCTGGTTGCCTCATCAATCAGGGCGGTTAACCGTGCCTGGCCGTCGGCAAGTTGTTTTGATGCACCGGCAAGATCCTGCAGCAGCGAGTGGAACAGCTGCTGGTTCTCGGGTGACAACAAGGTATTGGCATTGCTGATCATCCGGTCAACATTAGCCAGCAGGGTCGGCAGGGCATCGGTAATCATTGCCGTCAGCTCAGTTTGTCCTTCAGGAATAACCGGGAATTTCTCATCTTTCGGAATTTCCTGCAATAGGGGGCTTTCCTGATGGCTGTTGATCAGGTCGATGTTGGCCAAGCCGGTAAGCAGGTTTCGCTTCACCACCGCTTCCGTATCGGTTTTTACCGGTGCGCTTGCGTTCAGTTTAATCACCACTTTTACCTGCTCGATATTGTCCGAAGAGATGTTTAACTGGTCGACACTGCCGACGCGGATACCTTTCATGGTGACCGCGCTGTCAACCTGCAGACCAGCCAGGGAGTATTGCTCAAAGTAGATGGTAAATTTTTTGCTGTCCTGCTGTCCGGATTTTTCGGCAAACCAAAGCATGGCGATCACCATGATGATGGAGAGTATGACAACCATACTGCCGACCAGAAAATAGTTTGCTTTTGTTTCCATGGATGTGCTCCTGCTGGTTACGATATCCCGGCTCGGGAGGCAAAGTAGGCTTTGATCCAGGGATCATCATGCTTTTTGATGTCAGTCAGGGTGCCGTCTGCCAGGATGGTGCCCCGGCCGAGGACGATAATGCGGTCGGCAATGCTCCTTAGGGTATCAAGGTCGTGGGTGACCATGATAATGGTCAGCCCCAGATTATCACTCAATGTCCTCACCAGCTGGTCAAACGCCCGGGCGTTGATGGGGTCAAGGCCGGAGGTGGGTTCGTCAAGGAAAAGCAACTCCGGTTCCAGGGCCAGGGCCCGGGCCAGTGCCACCCGCTTGCGCATGCCGCCTGACAAATCGCTGGGCATCTGGTGGCTGACTGTGGATGACAGGCCGGCCATGGACAGGCGGAGATCAACCATCGGCATGATTAGTTCCCTGCTGAGTCCGCTCTGTTCCAGCAGGGGAACGGCCACATTATCGCCAACCGTCAGGGCAGAAAAGAGGGCGCCATTCTGGAACAGGACGCCATAGCGGTTACGGATAGCGGCCAGGGTTTCCTGGTCGCAGTGCCAGATGTCTGCGCCGAAAAGAGCAATTGAACCCGCAGCCGGCCGCAGCAGGCCGAGCATCTCTTTAAGCAGGACCGATTTCCCGGTGCCGCTTTCACCGATCAGGGCAACAATGGCTCCCGGTGTGATGGTGAAGGTAAGCTGCTGGTGGACAACCTGAGAACCGAAGCTGGTATGCAAATCTTTAACGCTGACAATCGGTTCGACGGCCCCGCTCTTTGTTTCCATGGACTAAATTCCCAGTTCAACGCAGATGATCGCAAAGACCGCATCCAGGAGAATAACGGAGACAATGCTTTGGACCACGGTCGAAGTTGTGTGCAGGCCGATGCTGAGGGTATTATTCTCCACGTTAAGGCCCATGCGGCAGCCGATCATCGCAATAAATATGGCAAATATGGGTGCTTTGCTGATTCCCACCATGAAGGTTTTCAAAGAAATAACCTCCTGCAGGCGGGTAATGAAGGTGGTGCTGGTAATCTCCAGGTGTAGTCCGGCAATCATCATGCCGCCAATGATGCCCGCGAGATCACCAATGAGAACCAGCAGAGGCATGGCAATTGCCAGGGCCAGCACCCGCGGCAGGACGAGCACCTGCATCGGTGACAGTCCCATGGTAACCAAGGCATCAATCTCTTCGTTAAGCTTCATGGTGCCGATCTGGGCGGTGTAGGAAGATCCGGTTCGGCCGGCAACAACGATGGCGACAATCATCGGCGAGAGTTCCCGGCACATGGCAATGCCCACTCCATCGACAATGAAAATATTGGCGCCATATTGTTTGATCTGGATGGCGGAAAGATAGGCGATGACGATGCCGATGAGCAGGGTTACCAGGGTGATAATGGGAATTGCCTCCAGGCAGGCCTGCTGCAGTTGGACAACCAGTTCCTTGGTGCGGATGTTGGCAGGCCGACGGAGGATCTGCCAGAATTCGATGGTGGTCTGGCCGAGAAAGCTGATCAGCCGGAACAGGTTTTCGAACCAGCTGATGGCTGATTTGCCGATCAGTTCCACCGGAGCGAGCGCTGCCGGTGCTGTCACCGGTGCGGTACTGGGGAGATGTTCCCTGACCAGTGTGGCAATATGGAGGTGGGCTTGCTGGAAACCGGTCAGTTTGATGTGGTCCCGCTCCGCGCCTGCCTTGATCAGGGACTGGAACATGACCAGGGCACCGGCCGTATCGAGAGCTGAGAGCCCGCTGCCGTCCACCATGACCGGTTGGGGGGTGGCAAAAACCGAGGTATTGTGCTTAATCTGCCGGTGGATGGCATTGAGGTTTGCCAGCTGCCAGGCTCCTGAAATAACGAGCATGACGGTGCCGGCCTTCTGCTCAATATGCCACCAGGGCGGAGCATGATCGGTTGCTTCCATGGAGAATATTCCTGCGTGATGATCAACTGGTCAGAGGGAATCGTTGCTGTTCTAGGGCTACCATGTTTATGGCCCCATGGCAAGGAGGAGAGCTGCAAAGACCACCATGGTACAGTGAAACTTGATTATTTGCCGCAGCTGGATTAGAATCTAACTGGAAATGGATCAATTCGCAACTTATTTCATGGAGGTGACATGGGACATCGCATTGCCGTGATGCTAACCATCCTTGGGGTGTGTTTTTTACCTGCCTGCACTACGCCGCCGCCGGTTGGTACCACCCCCTGTCCAGAAGTCCGGCTGCCAGCACCGCCGGAAGAGGGTGCACGCCACTACCTGGGGCTACCGGCCGGCATGGAGGAATTTACCTTTGCCGACATCAGCGCAAAGGTGCTGGTGGTTGAAATGTTGCAGGTCCAGTGTCCCCATTGCCAGGGGGAAGCTCCCTCGGTCAATGAATTCTACCAGCTGGTAAAAAAACGCGGTTTGGCTGACCGCATCAAGGTTATGGGTATTGCCACTGGCAACACCCCTTTTGAAGTGGATCTGTACCGCCGGCGCTACCAGGTGCCATTTCCTCTGATTGCCGATCCTGGAGGCAGACAACTGTCTGTCGCGGCAACCCCGACTTTTTTTGTCATTGAACCCCATGCCGACGGTGGACAGGTGCTCTATGAAAAAAAAGGTGGCCTGCCCGGAGGGGAGAAGTTTCTCAACTTGATCATTGAACGTGCACGGTTGGAGTAGGGAGAGGGATGTATGTGTGGAGGAAGATGCCGATGGAAGATGATTGTTTTGCTGATCTGCTGCCTTATGGGCGGTGCTGTGTCAGCCTCGGGTGCGGGACCGGTTCAGGCTGTCTTTCCTGTACCCCACTTGAGTCCGCAGGACAGCAATCTGCGGATACAGGTGGGTGACCGGGCGCCTGATTTCACCCTGCCGGCGATTACTGGCGACCTGATTACCCTTTCGGCGTATCAGGGGAAAAAGAATGTCGTGCTCTCTTTTGTCCCTGCCGCATTCACACCTGTCTGTTCAGCCCAGTGGCCCATGTATAATATGGCTGAAGACCTCTTTTCCCGCTATGATGCTGTCGTCCTGGGGATTGCTACCGACAATATTCCTTCGCTCTACGCCTGGACCCGGGGGATGGGGACACTCTGGTTTCCCGTGTTGTCTGATTTTTGGCCCCATGGCATGGTGGCGAAGGACTATGGCGTACTGCGGACAAACGGTACAGCTGAACGGGCTCTTTTCATTATTGATAAAACCGGGGTCATTCGTTATGTCGATGTTCACGATATCAATGAGCGGCCACCTTTGGACGTCTTGGCAGCTGCTCTGGCGGCAGTGGCAGACCGGCAGAGTGATACAACAGTGAGGTGAATATATGATGATGACCAAATCTCTTGCTCCGGAACAACTGTTTACCGTCTGTGATCTGGATTCACTTCCTTTTGAGACCACAGCAGATCTTGAGGAATTGACCCAGATTGTTGGTCAGGACCGGGCCCTGGAAGCCTTGCAGTTTGGTATCGGCATGCATCATGCCGGCTACAACCTCTATGTTCTGGGACCCGCCGGGATGGGCAAGCATACGGTCGTCCGTCAGTTTCTTGACCGTCAGGCTCAGGAGGATCACCGTCCTTCAGATTGGTGTTATGTCAATAATTTTGCTGACGCCCATAAGCCCAGAGCTCTTCGCCTGCCGCCGGGTATAGGGGCCAAGTTTCGCCAGGATATGGAGCACCTGCTGGATGAACTGAAGTCGGCTATTCCTTCGATCTTTGAAAGTGATGATTATCGTTCCCAACTTCAGGAGATTGAAGATGAGCTCAACAGCTTGCAAGAAGCAGAGTTCAAAGCCCTCCAGCAGGAAGCTGAAAAAAGTCAGATAAATCTCTTGCGGACTCCCCGGGGCTTTGCCTTTGCCCCCATGCGCAATGGCGAAGTCATCAATCCTGAGGAGTTCAATAAACTTCCCCAGGATGACCAGGACAGGATAGAACAAAAGGTTGGCGAACTGCAGGAAAAACTGCAGAAAATTCTGACGCAGATTCCCCAGTGGCGCAAGCAGAGCCGCAGTAAGATCAAGGCACTCAATAGCAAAGTGACCATGTTTGCGGTCGGGATGCTGCTGGATGAAGTGCGGCGGACGTATGCTGACTTGCCGGAAGTGATGGCCTATCTGCAGGCCCTCCAGCAGGATATTATTGAGAATGTTGATGATTTCCGCCCCCAGGAAAAGAGTCCCATGCAAGTTTTTGGCCTGCCCGATTCTTCCCAACCCTCCTTTCGCCGCTATCAGGTGAACCTGCTGGTTGATCACGGCTCGGCGGCCGGTTCCCCGGTTGTTTATGAAGATAATCCCACCTATCAGAACCTGGTGGGCCAGGTGGAGCATCTGGCCCAGATGGGAGCCCTGGTTACTGATTTTTCCCTGATCAAGTCAGGAGCCCTGCATCGGGCGAATGGCGGCTACCTGGTCCTTGATGTCAGAAAACTGCTCATCAATCCCTATGCCTGGGAGGGCTTGAAACGGGCATTGTACGCCCGCAAAGTGACCATTGAATCCCTCGGGCAGATGCTGAGTCTGGTGAGTACAGTCTCTCTGGAGCCCGAACCCATTCCCCTTGATGTGAAAGTCGTCTTGCTTGGCGACCGGATGCTCTATTACCTGTTGTATCATTATGATCCTGATTTTCGCGAATTGTTCAAGGTGGCGGCTGATTTTGAGGATGAGGTGGACCGGCAGGACGCCAACAATCAGCTCTATGCCCGTCTGATTGCCACCATGGTCAAGCGGGAACAGTTGCTGCCCTTTGACCGATCAGCTGTCGGCCGGGTTATCGAGCACAGTGCAAGGATTGCCGGTGATGCCGAAAAACTGTCAACTCATCTCCATAGCATGGCTGACCTGCTTCGTGAAGCCGATCACTGGGCACGTATCGGTGGCCGTGAGGCGGCCACCAATGCGGATGTGCAGCAGGCTATCAATGCCCAAATCCGTCGGGCAGATCGGGTACGAACCAAAGTCTATGAGGGGATCAAACGAGGGACCATTCTCATTGATGTAACGGGGGAGAAACCAGCCCAGGTTAACGGCCTGTCGGTGATTCAGCTGGGCAACTTCATGTTTGGTCAGCCCTCCCGCATTACTGCTACCGCCAGGATAGGCGAGGGCAAAGTCATTGATATCGAGCGTGAAGTGGAGCTGGGTGGGGCTATCCATTCGAAAGGGGTGCTGATCCTTTCTTCCTTTCTGGCCCATCGTTATGCCCTGGAAAAACCACTTTCTTTGTCTGCCAGTCTGGTTTTTGAACAATCCTATGGTCAGGTTGACGGTGACAGCGCTTCGGTGGCGGAACTGTGTGCTTTGATATCTGCCCTCACCGGAGTGCCCATCAAACAATCGCTGGCGGTGACCGGTTCCGTGAATCAGCATGGCATGGTGCAGGCCATAGGTGGTGTCAATGAAAAAATTGAAGGTTTCTTTGATGTTTGCAAAGCCCATGGATTGACCGGCAGCCAGGGAGTTCTGGTTCCGGCCGCCAATGTTAAACACCTGATGCTGCGACAGGATGTTGTTGATGCCGTTCGTCAAGGACTATTTCATATCTATCCCTTGACAACCATTGACGAAGCCATTGAACTGCTGACCGGGATGACTGCCGGAGTTCGGGATGATGAAGGAGGATTTCCGCCGGCAAGCATTAATGGGAAGATGATAGCTCGTTTGGATGAGTTTTCCCGGCTGCGTCAGGAATTTGCGGAAACTGGCAAGGAAAAGAACCGTGAACATGAAGAATGAAACGCCGGAGGACCAGCCGGTAAAAAGAATTCTGGTAATGTTGGACCCTTCGGCGCCCGGGCGGCGAGCTCTCAGAGCGGCAGCCGGTATTGCTGCTGATCTGCAGGCTGAGCTTCTTGGCTTGTTGGTGGAGGATATGAATCTGTTCCGTCTTGCCAGCCTGCCTTTTACCCGCGAGATAAATCTGTTCACCGGCTCTAAGGAGGATTTCCCCCCATCCAGTTTGGCTCAGGGGCTTCAGGCTCAAGCCGAAAGGTTGCGCCGCAACCTGGCAGCGGCGGCTCAACAGCGGCAGGTTTCCTGGTCCTTTCGGGTGACGAGGGGTGAAATTGTTGCTGAAGTGATGACCGTCATGCCCCAGGTTGATATTCTGATTATCGGCCGACCGCGGCAGTCTTTGCCCAGCCGTTTACGCCTCACCTCCCATGACTTGGGGAGGCGGTCTGGTTCACAACAGGAGCGGCCGAAAGCTGCCGGACACTATCCGGTCATGGCCTATTTTAATGGTTCACCTTCTTCATTGAGGGGAATGGATACTGCCGGTTTGCTGGCCCGTGATAACGGCGGATCGCTGCGCATCATCCTGCCCCTGGGAAACCAGCCGCTGTTGAAAGAGCTGGAGCAGCAGGTTTTGCAATGGATGCGGCAGCGCCATCTGAAAGCCCGCCTGATTTATCTTGCCGAAGTGACCATCGAAAAGGTTGTCCACCTGGTCAATCGTGAACATGGCAGTGCACTTGTCCTCGGGCGGGATACATTTGATCTTGATCAGGGGAGTTTCAGTGAGTTGCTGGACCTGCTGCCCTGTCCGGTGGTGTTGGTGAACTAGGGATCAGGCTTTTTCCGCCAGCAGTCTCATGACCAGCTGCATATCCTCCCAGACATCCCGCTTCTTGTTCGGGTTGCGGAGCAGAAAGGCGGGATGATAGGTGGGAATGACCAGGGTCTGGTCGCTGAACTGGTGGGGATGGCCGCGCAGCTTGCCAATCGGCACGCTGGTCTGGAGCAGGGTCTGGGCAGCAAAGGTGCCGAGGGCGCAGATGATGCGCGGTTGAATAGCGGCAATCTGTCGTTCCAAGAACGGGTAGCACTGTAAGATTTCTTGGTTTTCAGGGTTGCGGTTGTTGGGTGGCCGGCATTTGAGAATGTTGGCGATATACACCTGATCCCGGGTCAGGTTGATGGCCTCGATAATCCTGGTCAGCAACTGCCCGGCCCGGCCGACAAAAGGAATTCCTTCCCGGTCCTCATCCCTTCCCGGTGCTTCGCCGACAAACATCAGGCTGGCTTCAGGGCTGCCGGCGCCAAAGACAATCGTGGTGCGGGTGGCGGCCAAGGGGCAGCGTTGGCAGTCGCCCAACTCTTTTTCAATGTGAGCCATCAACGCTTCTTTGTCCACCACTTTCCTGAGTATCCCCGGATTTTTCAACTTCTGCTGCAGTTTGAGATGGGCTTCCAATTGCTCAAGGTCACTGGTATTGCCTGTTTTCATGTTCACGATGCCATCCCATCCTTTTTCAGGGCCAGCACATGATCCAGAATGATCTCGGCAACCTTTTCTTTCGACATCAGAGGAAAGCTGCTGATGGTTCCTTCCCGGTCAATGATTTTAACAATATTGGTATCGTAGCAGAAGCCGGCCCCGGGGGCAGTGATGTCATTGGCGACAATCATGTCGAGGTTTTTGCGGCGGATCTTTTCCTTGGCATTGTCAACCAGATCATCGGTTTCTGCAGCAAACCCCACCAGGAAGCGGTTTCCTTTATTGCGGCCAAGGCCGGCAAGGATGTCAGGGTTGGCTTCCAGTTCAAGGCAGTGGGGGCCGGCCCGCTTGATTTTTTGGGTTTGCTCTTCCGCCGGGCGGAAATCAGCCACCGCAGCTGCCATGATAATGGTGGTTACCCCATCGAGATGTTCATTGATCCGCTGTTCCATTTCCCGGGCGGTGGTGCAGTGGATGGTTGGCAGGCGGCAGGGAACTGGTAGCCTGCTGGGGCCGGAAATCAGGATTACTTCAGCCCCCCGGCGGCGGGCTACGGTGGCCAGGTTATATCCCATTTTTCCGGATGAACGGTTGGTGAGACAGCGGGCCGGGTCAATGGCTTCCTCGGTGGGACCGGCGGTAATAAGTATTTTTTCGCCGGCCAGATCATCAGGGTAGAGCAAGGTTCTGATCTCTTCCATGATTTCATCCACGTCAGCCAGCTTGCCCCGACCGGTGGTGCCGCAGGCCAATTCGCCTTCCGCCGGATCCATGAAAAAATATCCCATTGATTTAAGCCGGTCGATGTTGGCTTGGACCACCGGACTGGCCCACATGTTGGTGTTCATTGCCGGAGCAAAGAGGACCGGCACTCGGGTGGCCATGACCATGGTGGAGAGAAAGTCATCGGCAATGCCGGTGGCAATTTTGCCGATGATGTTAGCGGTGGCCGGCGCGATGA from the Candidatus Anaeroferrophillus wilburensis genome contains:
- a CDS encoding rhomboid family intramembrane serine protease, whose amino-acid sequence is MRQNGRQSMLCPNCRRLISNDEPSCPYCGISRPGSRLRSDLLARFLQHPEDIIRAIIYLNGAFFLYTLLLNPTRLGFSANPLAFLSPSDHSLLIAGATGTIPIARYHRWWTLIAASFLHGGILHIFFNMAALKQLGPFVVREYGLHRFVIIYLVSGVVGFYVSFLAGVSLTIGASASVCGLIGAILYYGRSRGGSYGQAIYRQATGWIVGLAVFGMLVPGINNWGHGGGVLTGIAAGFLLGYREKRASTFNHQLLAMVAAGITLVVLCWAVIQSLMIRFF
- the yhbY gene encoding ribosome assembly RNA-binding protein YhbY — protein: MLEGFQRKYLRGLAHGLKPLVYVGQKGLTDGVVASVDEVLELHELIKVKFVDFKEKSQKEELAAVIVKQTGSELAGIIGNIAIFYRQQQDPAKRTINLPQK
- a CDS encoding membrane integrity-associated transporter subunit PqiC, encoding MKYALLLAAALMALACGSCSLKPTKGSAPTTTYILQDLQPATPIFRKQPFTLLIRETAAPALISSRKIIYSKTPATRSFYQYASWADTPPNSLTRLLTARLEKNGPFAGVCRRPSAISTDLQLALELDEFYHDAGSNPGMVKIAIRGKLFDSRRKAIIAQQRFAKEVAVERYDSRGAVEGFSRAVSLILDDIVSWLTESAATLPAP
- a CDS encoding MCE family protein → METKANYFLVGSMVVILSIIMVIAMLWFAEKSGQQDSKKFTIYFEQYSLAGLQVDSAVTMKGIRVGSVDQLNISSDNIEQVKVVIKLNASAPVKTDTEAVVKRNLLTGLANIDLINSHQESPLLQEIPKDEKFPVIPEGQTELTAMITDALPTLLANVDRMISNANTLLSPENQQLFHSLLQDLAGASKQLADGQARLTALIDEATRLAGTSRTMVAHLDQRTARMEESITATIGMAQETITAAGPVLTQFHQLAASLENNSRQLNDMVSGSATTIALEMEYLTGELVKTAQQITDTLEQYKQPREIIWGPDRSSLGPGEGGRK
- a CDS encoding ATP-binding cassette domain-containing protein, whose amino-acid sequence is METKSGAVEPIVSVKDLHTSFGSQVVHQQLTFTITPGAIVALIGESGTGKSVLLKEMLGLLRPAAGSIALFGADIWHCDQETLAAIRNRYGVLFQNGALFSALTVGDNVAVPLLEQSGLSRELIMPMVDLRLSMAGLSSTVSHQMPSDLSGGMRKRVALARALALEPELLFLDEPTSGLDPINARAFDQLVRTLSDNLGLTIIMVTHDLDTLRSIADRIIVLGRGTILADGTLTDIKKHDDPWIKAYFASRAGIS
- a CDS encoding ABC transporter permease, with product MEATDHAPPWWHIEQKAGTVMLVISGAWQLANLNAIHRQIKHNTSVFATPQPVMVDGSGLSALDTAGALVMFQSLIKAGAERDHIKLTGFQQAHLHIATLVREHLPSTAPVTAPAALAPVELIGKSAISWFENLFRLISFLGQTTIEFWQILRRPANIRTKELVVQLQQACLEAIPIITLVTLLIGIVIAYLSAIQIKQYGANIFIVDGVGIAMCRELSPMIVAIVVAGRTGSSYTAQIGTMKLNEEIDALVTMGLSPMQVLVLPRVLALAIAMPLLVLIGDLAGIIGGMMIAGLHLEITSTTFITRLQEVISLKTFMVGISKAPIFAIFIAMIGCRMGLNVENNTLSIGLHTTSTVVQSIVSVILLDAVFAIICVELGI
- a CDS encoding TlpA family protein disulfide reductase, yielding MGHRIAVMLTILGVCFLPACTTPPPVGTTPCPEVRLPAPPEEGARHYLGLPAGMEEFTFADISAKVLVVEMLQVQCPHCQGEAPSVNEFYQLVKKRGLADRIKVMGIATGNTPFEVDLYRRRYQVPFPLIADPGGRQLSVAATPTFFVIEPHADGGQVLYEKKGGLPGGEKFLNLIIERARLE
- a CDS encoding peroxiredoxin, with protein sequence MIVLLICCLMGGAVSASGAGPVQAVFPVPHLSPQDSNLRIQVGDRAPDFTLPAITGDLITLSAYQGKKNVVLSFVPAAFTPVCSAQWPMYNMAEDLFSRYDAVVLGIATDNIPSLYAWTRGMGTLWFPVLSDFWPHGMVAKDYGVLRTNGTAERALFIIDKTGVIRYVDVHDINERPPLDVLAAALAAVADRQSDTTVR
- a CDS encoding AAA family ATPase is translated as MTKSLAPEQLFTVCDLDSLPFETTADLEELTQIVGQDRALEALQFGIGMHHAGYNLYVLGPAGMGKHTVVRQFLDRQAQEDHRPSDWCYVNNFADAHKPRALRLPPGIGAKFRQDMEHLLDELKSAIPSIFESDDYRSQLQEIEDELNSLQEAEFKALQQEAEKSQINLLRTPRGFAFAPMRNGEVINPEEFNKLPQDDQDRIEQKVGELQEKLQKILTQIPQWRKQSRSKIKALNSKVTMFAVGMLLDEVRRTYADLPEVMAYLQALQQDIIENVDDFRPQEKSPMQVFGLPDSSQPSFRRYQVNLLVDHGSAAGSPVVYEDNPTYQNLVGQVEHLAQMGALVTDFSLIKSGALHRANGGYLVLDVRKLLINPYAWEGLKRALYARKVTIESLGQMLSLVSTVSLEPEPIPLDVKVVLLGDRMLYYLLYHYDPDFRELFKVAADFEDEVDRQDANNQLYARLIATMVKREQLLPFDRSAVGRVIEHSARIAGDAEKLSTHLHSMADLLREADHWARIGGREAATNADVQQAINAQIRRADRVRTKVYEGIKRGTILIDVTGEKPAQVNGLSVIQLGNFMFGQPSRITATARIGEGKVIDIEREVELGGAIHSKGVLILSSFLAHRYALEKPLSLSASLVFEQSYGQVDGDSASVAELCALISALTGVPIKQSLAVTGSVNQHGMVQAIGGVNEKIEGFFDVCKAHGLTGSQGVLVPAANVKHLMLRQDVVDAVRQGLFHIYPLTTIDEAIELLTGMTAGVRDDEGGFPPASINGKMIARLDEFSRLRQEFAETGKEKNREHEE
- a CDS encoding universal stress protein; translation: MNMKNETPEDQPVKRILVMLDPSAPGRRALRAAAGIAADLQAELLGLLVEDMNLFRLASLPFTREINLFTGSKEDFPPSSLAQGLQAQAERLRRNLAAAAQQRQVSWSFRVTRGEIVAEVMTVMPQVDILIIGRPRQSLPSRLRLTSHDLGRRSGSQQERPKAAGHYPVMAYFNGSPSSLRGMDTAGLLARDNGGSLRIILPLGNQPLLKELEQQVLQWMRQRHLKARLIYLAEVTIEKVVHLVNREHGSALVLGRDTFDLDQGSFSELLDLLPCPVVLVN
- a CDS encoding uracil-DNA glycosylase, producing the protein MKTGNTSDLEQLEAHLKLQQKLKNPGILRKVVDKEALMAHIEKELGDCQRCPLAATRTTIVFGAGSPEASLMFVGEAPGRDEDREGIPFVGRAGQLLTRIIEAINLTRDQVYIANILKCRPPNNRNPENQEILQCYPFLERQIAAIQPRIICALGTFAAQTLLQTSVPIGKLRGHPHQFSDQTLVIPTYHPAFLLRNPNKKRDVWEDMQLVMRLLAEKA
- the coaBC gene encoding bifunctional phosphopantothenoylcysteine decarboxylase/phosphopantothenate--cysteine ligase CoaBC → MLNGKEVLLGVTGGIAAYKSVLLLRELTKEGANVHVIMTKSAQEFVGQLTFQTLSGNPVTTEIFTLFAASEIGHVSLAERADLLVIAPATANIIGKIATGIADDFLSTMVMATRVPVLFAPAMNTNMWASPVVQANIDRLKSMGYFFMDPAEGELACGTTGRGKLADVDEIMEEIRTLLYPDDLAGEKILITAGPTEEAIDPARCLTNRSSGKMGYNLATVARRRGAEVILISGPSRLPVPCRLPTIHCTTAREMEQRINEHLDGVTTIIMAAAVADFRPAEEQTQKIKRAGPHCLELEANPDILAGLGRNKGNRFLVGFAAETDDLVDNAKEKIRRKNLDMIVANDITAPGAGFCYDTNIVKIIDREGTISSFPLMSKEKVAEIILDHVLALKKDGMAS